The following coding sequences are from one Musa acuminata AAA Group cultivar baxijiao chromosome BXJ1-6, Cavendish_Baxijiao_AAA, whole genome shotgun sequence window:
- the LOC103989550 gene encoding syntaxin-121-like has protein sequence MNNLFSSASWKRDVESGGGGTGDVEMGTGAAAGGANLDRFFEDVEAIKDELREVERLHRSLHEANEAGKTLHEASAVRELRGRMDGDVALALKKAKLIKLRLESLDRANAANRAVPGCGPGSSTDRTRSSVVAGLRKKLRDSMEAFAELRRRIAAEYRETVGRRYYTVTGESPDEATVDALVETGEGERFLQRAIEEQGRGRVLDVVAEIQERHGAVAELERSLLELQQVFMDMAVLVEAQGQQLDDIESNVGRAQSFVRHGTDNLTTARVYQKNTRKWTCIAIILLLIIILVIVLPTVLSLTKK, from the coding sequence atgaacaatCTCTTCTCGTCCGCGTCTTGGAAACGGGACGTCGAGTCCGGAGGAGGAGGAACAGGGGACGTGGAGATGGGAACGGGAGCAGCGGCCGGCGGGGCTAACCTGGACAGGTTCTTCGAGGACGTGGAGGCGATCAAGGACGAGCTGCGGGAGGTGGAGAGGCTCCACCGCAGCCTGCACGAGGCGAACGAGGCGGGGAAGACGCTGCACGAGGCGTCGGCGGTGCGGGAGCTCCGGGGCCGCATGGACGGCGACGTCGCCCTCGCCCTCAAGAAGGCCAAGCTCATCAAGCTCCGCCTCGAGTCCCTGGACCGCGCCAACGCTGCCAATCGCGCCGTCCCCGGGTGCGGGCCCGGGAGCTCCACCGACCGCACCCGCAGCTCCGTCGTGGCCGGCCTCCGCAAGAAGCTCCGGGACTCCATGGAAGCCTTCGCGGAGCTCCGCCGCCGGATCGCGGCCGAGTACCGGGAGACGGTGGGGCGGCGCTACTACACCGTCACGGGGGAGTCGCCCGACGAGGCGACGGTGGACGCGCTGGTGGAGACGGGGGAGGGGGAGCGGTTCCTGCAGCGGGCCATCGAGGAGCAGGGGCGGGGGCGTGTGCTGGACGTGGTGGCGGAGATCCAGGAGCGGCACGGGGCGGTGGCGGAGCTGGAGCGCAGCCTGCTGGAGCTACAGCAGGTGTTCATGGACATGGCGGTGCTGGTGGAGGCGCAGGGGCAGCAGCTGGACGACATCGAGAGCAACGTCGGCCGCGCCCAGTCCTTCGTCCGCCACGGCACCGACAATCTCACCACCGCCCGCGTCTACCAGAAGAACACCCGCAAGTGGACCTGCATCGCCatcatcctcctcctcatcatcatcctcGTCATCGTCCTCCCCACCGTCCTCTCTCTCACCAAGAAATGA
- the LOC135677117 gene encoding large ribosomal subunit protein eL15z-like, giving the protein MTSYSVYKAVSPCATSAVAAKTLALRRAERFFGEMGAYKYVSELWRKKQSDVMRFLQRVRCWEYRQLPSIVRVTRPTRPDKARRLGYKAKQGFVIYRVRVRRGGRKRPVPKGIVYGKPKHQGITQLKFQRNKRSVAEERAGRKLGGLRVLNSYWVNEDSTYKYYEIILIDPAHSAIRNDPRINWICKGVHKHRELRGLTSAGKKYRGLRGKGHLHHKARPSRRATWKRNQTLSLRRYR; this is encoded by the exons ATGACTTCCTATTCCGTTTATAAGGCCGTCTCACCTTGCGCCACCTCTGCCGTCGCTGCCAAAACCCTAGCCCTTCGACGAGCGGAGAGATTCTTCGGAGAAATGG GGGCCTACAAGTATGTGTCGGAGCTGTGGAGGAAGAAGCAGTCGGATGTGATGCGGTTTCTGCAGCGTGTGAGGTGCTGGGAGTATCGCCAGCTTCCGTCGATCGTCCGTGTAACCAGGCCGACGCGCCCCGACAAGGCTCGACGCCTTGGTTACAAGGCCAAACAG GGTTTTGTGATTTATCGTGTTCGAGTTAGACGTGGTGGCAGAAAGAGACCGGTGCCTAAAGGTATTGTCTATGGGAAGCCAAAGCATCAGGGTATCACCCAGCTGAAATTTCAAAGAAATAAGAGGTCAGTTGCTGAGGAGAGAGCTGGACGTAAGTTGGGAGGGCTGAGGGTGCTAAACTCTTACTGGGTGAATGAG GATTCAACTTACAAGTATTATGAGATCATCCTTATTGATCCGGCTCACAGTGCGATTAGGAATGACCCCAGGATCAACTGGATCTGCAAGGGTGTCCACAAGCATCGGGAGCTTCGTGGACTCACTTCTGCTGGTAAGAAATATCGTGGCCTTCGTGGTAAAGGCCACCTGCATCACAAGGCCAGACCCTCCCGCAGGGCAACCTGGAAGAGGAACCAGACCTTGTCCCTCCGCCGATATCGTTAG
- the LOC135677116 gene encoding outer envelope protein 39, chloroplastic-like isoform X1 produces the protein MTYRYIGSIVPYRLNPTRGEDIILALAAGRLGLVVNAHPRKRFHIPLTSAHEKHPETPNKSAAGSHRLRSLSRSLRLPPPLLLPSPVFFPAKNATAKIDFNVDLTQKLCGALLFPHIRQSSNPFSQVIARLSIKHPNLFGRNEKLDVLWDKGIDDFNILIAFRRPRPDWLSQQSFTIQHSVAPEIAVHGLPVDHFTRSGSGGVNLSRSSVGVDFSEPSTSHWSSKTSIKFEHVRPLNNDGHTINRDMDGFPITSSGRSYDNMIVLKQESQYAIANDDRFTKFNFQMEQGLPLLSKWLIFNRFKIVASKGFKLGPTFLVTSLTGGSIVGDMAPYQAFALGGIGSVRGYGEGAIGSGRTCLVANGEFTIPVTKELEGAIFMDCGTDLGSARYVPGNPALRQGKPGFGVGLGYGVRFNSHLGQIRVDYAINAFQRKTLYFGINGVGS, from the exons ATGACATACCGATATATCGGAAGTATTGTCCCGTATCGGTTAAACCCGACACGGGGTGAAGATATCATCCTTGCCTTGGCCGCGGGGAGACTCGGCCTCGTCGTGAACGCCCATCCAAGGAAGCGATTCCACATTCCCCTCACCTCAGCCCACGAAAAGCATCCCGAAACCCCAAACAAATCGGCGGCGGGCTCGCACCGACTCCGCAGCCTCTCACGGTCTCTTCGCCTGCCGCCGCCTTTGCTTCTGCCGAGCCCCGTCTTCTTCCCCGCGAAGAACGCCACTG CTAAGATAGATTTCAATGTGGACCTCACTCAGAAGCTGTGTGGAGCGCTGTTGTTTCCTCATATCAG GCAATCCAGCAACCCCTTTTCACAGGTTATCGCGAG GCTTTCCATCAAACACCCCAACCTCTTTGGAAGAAACGAGAAGTTGGATGTGTTGTGGGACAAAGGCATTGATGATTTCAACATTCTCATAGCATTCAGGCGTCCGAGGCCGGATTGGCTGTCGCAGCAGTCATTTACCATTCAG CATTCAGTGGCTCCTGAGATCGCGGTGCATGGGTTGCCTGTGGATCATTTCACTCGTTCAGGGAGTGGTGGTGTCAACCTGAGCCGCTCCTCAGTAGGTGTTGATTTCAGTGAGCCTTCTACTTCCCATTGGAGCAGCAAAACTAGCATCAAATTTGAG CATGTCCGTCCTCTGAATAATGACGGCCATACAATAAACAGGGATATGGATGGTTTTCCCATAACTTCCAG TGGCAGGTCTTATGATAATATGATTGTTCTGAAGCAAGAATCACAATATGCAATTGCCAATGATGATAGATTTACCAAA TTCAATTTTCAAATGGAACAAGGACTACCTCTTTTGTCGAAGTGGCTCATTTTTAACCGATTCAAGATTGTTGCTTCAAAGGGATTTAAACTGGGGCCAACTTTTTTGGTCACGAG CTTGACAGGTGGATCGATTGTCGGGGACATGGCACCATATCAAGCATTTGCCCTTGGTGGAATTGGTAGTGTTCGAGGTTATGGTGAGGGTGCAATTGGCTCAGGAAGAACATGTCTGGTTGCTAATGGTGAATTTACAATTCCTGTG ACAAAGGAATTGGAAGGTGCCATCTTCATGGACTGTGGAACTGATCTAGGATCTGCTCGGTATGTTCCTG GTAACCCTGCCCTTAGACAAGGAAAACCTGGCTTTGGGGTTGGACTTGGATACGGTGTTCGCTTCAACTCGCATTTGGGACAGATTCGGGTTGACTATGCAATCAATGCCTTCCAGCGGAAGACTCTCTATTTTGGCATCAACGGTGTTGGCTCATGA
- the LOC135677116 gene encoding outer envelope protein 39, chloroplastic-like isoform X2, producing the protein MTYRYIGSIVPYRLNPTRGEDIILALAAGRLGLVVNAHPRKRFHIPLTSAHEKHPETPNKSAAGSHRLRSLSRSLRLPPPLLLPSPVFFPAKNATAKIDFNVDLTQKLCGALLFPHIRQSSNPFSQVIARLSIKHPNLFGRNEKLDVLWDKGIDDFNILIAFRRPRPDWLSQQSFTIQHSVAPEIAVHGLPVDHFTRSGSGGVNLSRSSVGVDFSEPSTSHWSSKTSIKFEHVRPLNNDGHTINRDMDGFPITSSGRSYDNMIVLKQESQYAIANDDRFTKFNFQMEQGLPLLSKWLIFNRFKIVASKGFKLGPTFLVTSLTGGSIVGDMAPYQAFALGGIGSVRGYGEGAIGSGRTCLVANGEFTIPVVTLPLDKENLALGLDLDTVFASTRIWDRFGLTMQSMPSSGRLSILASTVLAHEFESTCENNQFLHSKNLCRVFFD; encoded by the exons ATGACATACCGATATATCGGAAGTATTGTCCCGTATCGGTTAAACCCGACACGGGGTGAAGATATCATCCTTGCCTTGGCCGCGGGGAGACTCGGCCTCGTCGTGAACGCCCATCCAAGGAAGCGATTCCACATTCCCCTCACCTCAGCCCACGAAAAGCATCCCGAAACCCCAAACAAATCGGCGGCGGGCTCGCACCGACTCCGCAGCCTCTCACGGTCTCTTCGCCTGCCGCCGCCTTTGCTTCTGCCGAGCCCCGTCTTCTTCCCCGCGAAGAACGCCACTG CTAAGATAGATTTCAATGTGGACCTCACTCAGAAGCTGTGTGGAGCGCTGTTGTTTCCTCATATCAG GCAATCCAGCAACCCCTTTTCACAGGTTATCGCGAG GCTTTCCATCAAACACCCCAACCTCTTTGGAAGAAACGAGAAGTTGGATGTGTTGTGGGACAAAGGCATTGATGATTTCAACATTCTCATAGCATTCAGGCGTCCGAGGCCGGATTGGCTGTCGCAGCAGTCATTTACCATTCAG CATTCAGTGGCTCCTGAGATCGCGGTGCATGGGTTGCCTGTGGATCATTTCACTCGTTCAGGGAGTGGTGGTGTCAACCTGAGCCGCTCCTCAGTAGGTGTTGATTTCAGTGAGCCTTCTACTTCCCATTGGAGCAGCAAAACTAGCATCAAATTTGAG CATGTCCGTCCTCTGAATAATGACGGCCATACAATAAACAGGGATATGGATGGTTTTCCCATAACTTCCAG TGGCAGGTCTTATGATAATATGATTGTTCTGAAGCAAGAATCACAATATGCAATTGCCAATGATGATAGATTTACCAAA TTCAATTTTCAAATGGAACAAGGACTACCTCTTTTGTCGAAGTGGCTCATTTTTAACCGATTCAAGATTGTTGCTTCAAAGGGATTTAAACTGGGGCCAACTTTTTTGGTCACGAG CTTGACAGGTGGATCGATTGTCGGGGACATGGCACCATATCAAGCATTTGCCCTTGGTGGAATTGGTAGTGTTCGAGGTTATGGTGAGGGTGCAATTGGCTCAGGAAGAACATGTCTGGTTGCTAATGGTGAATTTACAATTCCTGTG GTAACCCTGCCCTTAGACAAGGAAAACCTGGCTTTGGGGTTGGACTTGGATACGGTGTTCGCTTCAACTCGCATTTGGGACAGATTCGGGTTGACTATGCAATCAATGCCTTCCAGCGGAAGACTCTCTATTTTGGCATCAACGGTGTTGGCTCATGAGTTTGAATCAACATGTGAGAACAACCAGTTTCTACATTCGAAAAATCTTTGTCGAGTATTCTTTGATTGA
- the LOC135677116 gene encoding outer envelope protein 39, chloroplastic-like isoform X4, whose translation MGAQKSIHARNAKIDFNVDLTQKLCGALLFPHIRQSSNPFSQVIARLSIKHPNLFGRNEKLDVLWDKGIDDFNILIAFRRPRPDWLSQQSFTIQHSVAPEIAVHGLPVDHFTRSGSGGVNLSRSSVGVDFSEPSTSHWSSKTSIKFEHVRPLNNDGHTINRDMDGFPITSSGRSYDNMIVLKQESQYAIANDDRFTKFNFQMEQGLPLLSKWLIFNRFKIVASKGFKLGPTFLVTSLTGGSIVGDMAPYQAFALGGIGSVRGYGEGAIGSGRTCLVANGEFTIPVTKELEGAIFMDCGTDLGSARYVPGNPALRQGKPGFGVGLGYGVRFNSHLGQIRVDYAINAFQRKTLYFGINGVGS comes from the exons ATGGGTGCTCAGAAGAGCATTCATGCCCGTAATG CTAAGATAGATTTCAATGTGGACCTCACTCAGAAGCTGTGTGGAGCGCTGTTGTTTCCTCATATCAG GCAATCCAGCAACCCCTTTTCACAGGTTATCGCGAG GCTTTCCATCAAACACCCCAACCTCTTTGGAAGAAACGAGAAGTTGGATGTGTTGTGGGACAAAGGCATTGATGATTTCAACATTCTCATAGCATTCAGGCGTCCGAGGCCGGATTGGCTGTCGCAGCAGTCATTTACCATTCAG CATTCAGTGGCTCCTGAGATCGCGGTGCATGGGTTGCCTGTGGATCATTTCACTCGTTCAGGGAGTGGTGGTGTCAACCTGAGCCGCTCCTCAGTAGGTGTTGATTTCAGTGAGCCTTCTACTTCCCATTGGAGCAGCAAAACTAGCATCAAATTTGAG CATGTCCGTCCTCTGAATAATGACGGCCATACAATAAACAGGGATATGGATGGTTTTCCCATAACTTCCAG TGGCAGGTCTTATGATAATATGATTGTTCTGAAGCAAGAATCACAATATGCAATTGCCAATGATGATAGATTTACCAAA TTCAATTTTCAAATGGAACAAGGACTACCTCTTTTGTCGAAGTGGCTCATTTTTAACCGATTCAAGATTGTTGCTTCAAAGGGATTTAAACTGGGGCCAACTTTTTTGGTCACGAG CTTGACAGGTGGATCGATTGTCGGGGACATGGCACCATATCAAGCATTTGCCCTTGGTGGAATTGGTAGTGTTCGAGGTTATGGTGAGGGTGCAATTGGCTCAGGAAGAACATGTCTGGTTGCTAATGGTGAATTTACAATTCCTGTG ACAAAGGAATTGGAAGGTGCCATCTTCATGGACTGTGGAACTGATCTAGGATCTGCTCGGTATGTTCCTG GTAACCCTGCCCTTAGACAAGGAAAACCTGGCTTTGGGGTTGGACTTGGATACGGTGTTCGCTTCAACTCGCATTTGGGACAGATTCGGGTTGACTATGCAATCAATGCCTTCCAGCGGAAGACTCTCTATTTTGGCATCAACGGTGTTGGCTCATGA
- the LOC135677116 gene encoding outer envelope protein 39, chloroplastic-like isoform X3 yields the protein MTYRYIGSIVPYRLNPTRGEDIILALAAGRLGLVVNAHPRKRFHIPLTSAHEKHPETPNKSAAGSHRLRSLSRSLRLPPPLLLPSPVFFPAKNATAKIDFNVDLTQKLCGALLFPHIRQSSNPFSQVIARLSIKHPNLFGRNEKLDVLWDKGIDDFNILIAFRRPRPDWLSQQSFTIQHSVAPEIAVHGLPVDHFTRSGSGGVNLSRSSVGVDFSEPSTSHWSSKTSIKFEHVRPLNNDGHTINRDMDGFPITSSGRSYDNMIVLKQESQYAIANDDRFTKFNFQMEQGLPLLSKWLIFNRFKIVASKGFKLGPTFLVTSLTGGSIVGDMAPYQAFALGGIGSVRGYGEGAIGSGRTCLVANGEFTIPVTKELEGAIFMDCGTDLGSAR from the exons ATGACATACCGATATATCGGAAGTATTGTCCCGTATCGGTTAAACCCGACACGGGGTGAAGATATCATCCTTGCCTTGGCCGCGGGGAGACTCGGCCTCGTCGTGAACGCCCATCCAAGGAAGCGATTCCACATTCCCCTCACCTCAGCCCACGAAAAGCATCCCGAAACCCCAAACAAATCGGCGGCGGGCTCGCACCGACTCCGCAGCCTCTCACGGTCTCTTCGCCTGCCGCCGCCTTTGCTTCTGCCGAGCCCCGTCTTCTTCCCCGCGAAGAACGCCACTG CTAAGATAGATTTCAATGTGGACCTCACTCAGAAGCTGTGTGGAGCGCTGTTGTTTCCTCATATCAG GCAATCCAGCAACCCCTTTTCACAGGTTATCGCGAG GCTTTCCATCAAACACCCCAACCTCTTTGGAAGAAACGAGAAGTTGGATGTGTTGTGGGACAAAGGCATTGATGATTTCAACATTCTCATAGCATTCAGGCGTCCGAGGCCGGATTGGCTGTCGCAGCAGTCATTTACCATTCAG CATTCAGTGGCTCCTGAGATCGCGGTGCATGGGTTGCCTGTGGATCATTTCACTCGTTCAGGGAGTGGTGGTGTCAACCTGAGCCGCTCCTCAGTAGGTGTTGATTTCAGTGAGCCTTCTACTTCCCATTGGAGCAGCAAAACTAGCATCAAATTTGAG CATGTCCGTCCTCTGAATAATGACGGCCATACAATAAACAGGGATATGGATGGTTTTCCCATAACTTCCAG TGGCAGGTCTTATGATAATATGATTGTTCTGAAGCAAGAATCACAATATGCAATTGCCAATGATGATAGATTTACCAAA TTCAATTTTCAAATGGAACAAGGACTACCTCTTTTGTCGAAGTGGCTCATTTTTAACCGATTCAAGATTGTTGCTTCAAAGGGATTTAAACTGGGGCCAACTTTTTTGGTCACGAG CTTGACAGGTGGATCGATTGTCGGGGACATGGCACCATATCAAGCATTTGCCCTTGGTGGAATTGGTAGTGTTCGAGGTTATGGTGAGGGTGCAATTGGCTCAGGAAGAACATGTCTGGTTGCTAATGGTGAATTTACAATTCCTGTG ACAAAGGAATTGGAAGGTGCCATCTTCATGGACTGTGGAACTGATCTAGGATCTGCTCG GTAA
- the LOC135677119 gene encoding protein ETHYLENE-INSENSITIVE 2-like: MESLASRVVAHLFPSLGPALVISMGYIDLGKWLATVDGGARFGNDLVLLVLFFNLTAILCQYLASCVGIVSGKNLAQICSMEYSRTACMILGVQSQLSMITSDLTLILGLAYGFNLLFGVDLVASICFAAATSVLFPPFVDLLNNWKPEASHESIAGFAFLLYVLGVLISQPEIPLTTNVIFPKLNGESAYSLMALLGANIMAHNFYIHSSIVQKQKRLLNVPVGALLHDHFFAILFIFTGISLVNYVLMNSAGAVFGSTDIELNFQDISLMMDQIFRIPAAPIAIFVVLLFSSQITALTWTINGQEILQYLLGANISIWVYVLLVKALSVIPALFCAKYAGTEGIYQLLILCQVVQAMFLPSSVIPLFRVSSSRSIMGTFKMSWYLEIMALLAFLGILASNVIFTIEMLFGNSSWINDLGGSMSGGGIVTYAALLLVACVSVVFTLYLTVTPLKSASDIPETEIGTLDLQNDKLELSEVGDDDIQDKIETNEDQFLMEPALEGTVEQHNDEPPNQFDTAIDSDHGCHQHAHGSAASVTAIDSDHDHHQPVHGFNADDAFVNSICQTEEPKFINKVDLETVDKASSSASLLDLGNLERHEFDLMQKDLTLEADSSKDKDNEEILEPKESVGEPLSSSTSMDSGSSNIVMVEVSDVGIGSGSLSKLSGLGRAARRQMAAVLDEFWGQLFDFHGKPTQEASGQKYDILLGLGLKTVSSAKVDVGTEATNFCTDADRRTIVPLNSIDYGSSKLKNFSGELSYGFQVGSPSRSRNMQVFNTPAQSLSSSLLDSNERHYSSLFLPQYSDNHDYQPATVHGYQIASYLRGIGAGSIPSPSNVSLESPTISKSSARFPPGFGDTVLYGDKQNGLGSLATSSMQSPTSPRVSRVQVEGPCFNPSLIAPRENTGSSAYTKKYHSSPDISALIAASRNSLLNEAKLGGPVGPRSSLGRMTSEQQHYLNPISNSGVPLGFDEFYPPKLRRDVFALQSNLNPDTRSLWSRQPFEQLFGVQSREQIRGDQVVTNKQSSDSRDIFSYAESEHKLLQSLRFCIMRLLKLEGSDWLFRHNGGCDEELIYQVATTETNLHKADADGMTQLHTGKLQHMLSVQKLSSVQRNGEADAPYTLSLPNCGDGCIWRASLVVSFGVWCVHRILELSLVESRPELWGKYTYVLNRLQGILDIAFSKPRDPLSTCSCLKLLPEAKGSNHSLPSQQPKPMKEAFTTSSMILEIIKDVEIAVSGRKGRSGTAAGDVAFPKGKENLASVLKRYKRWLTNKSTRTH, translated from the exons ATGGAGTCTTTGGCATCCAGAGTAGTGGCTCATCTTTTCCCTTCACTTGGTCCTGCACTCGTCATTTCTATGGGATATATAGACCTTGGAAAGTGGCTGGCAACTGTGGATGGTGGGGCTCGATTTGGAAATGATCTGGTGCTGTTAGTTCTGTTTTTCAACTTAACTGCCATTCTTTGCCAGTACCTTGCATCATGTGTTGGCATTGTCTCTGGAAAGAATCTCGCACAG ATTTGCAGCATGGAATATTCAAGAACAGCGTGCATGATATTGGGAGTTCAGTCTCAGTTATCCATGATTACTTCAGACCTGACTCTg ATTCTGGGATTGGCATATGGTTTCAATCTTCTGTTTGGTGTTGACTTAGTGGCATCTATCTGTTTTGCTGCAGCTACTTCTGTTTTGTTCCCCCCTTTTGTTGATCTCTTG AACAATTGGAAGCCTGAAGCATCACATGAAAGCATAGCTGGATTTGCTTTCCTCTTATATGTGCTTGGAGTTCTAATCAGTCAAccagaaattcctcttacaacaAATGTTATTTTCCCAAAGTTGAATGGAGAGAGTGCGTACTCACTTATGGCTCTTCTTGGTGCTAATATAATGGCACATAATTTCTATATCCACTCTTCAATAGTTCAG AAGCAGAAGAGACTCCTGAATGTTCCTGTAGGTGCCTTACTTCATGACCATTTTTTTGCAATTCTGTTCATCTTCACTGGAATATCTCTGGTAAACTATGTGCTGATGAACTCAGCTGGTGCTGTTTTTGGAAGTACAGATATTGAACTCAACTTCCAAGATATATCACTGATGATGGATCAG ATTTTTAGGATTCCTGCAGCACCTATTGCGATTTTCGTTGTCCTTCTTTTCTCTAGTCAGATTACAGCTTTAACTTGGACTATCAACGGGCAAGAAATATTGCAGTACCTCTTGGGTGCAAACATCTCCATTTGGGTTTATGTTCTGTTAGTTAAAGCTCTCTCTGTCATACCAGCACTTTTCTGTGCAAAGTATGCAGGCACTGAAGGGATATATCAATTGCTTATTTTGTGTCAAGTTGTACAGGCTATGTTTCTTCCTTCTTCTGTAATTCCTCTTTTCAgagtatcatcatcaagatcaataatggGGACATTCAAAATGTCATGGTATCTGGAAATCATGGCTTTGTTGGCATTTCTTGGGATACTGGCTTCAAATGTAATCTTCACTATTGAAATGTTATTTGGAAATAGCAGTTGGATAAATGACCTTGGGGGAAGTATGAGTGGTGGTGGAATAGTCACATATGCTGcccttcttcttgttgcttgTGTGTCAGTGGTTTTTACGCTGTATTTGACAGTTACACCACTGAAGTCTGCAAGTGACATACCAGAGACAGAAATAGGAACCTTGGATTTGCAGAATGATAAGCTTGAGCTATCTGAGGTAGGAGATGATGACATTCAAGATAAAATTGAAACCAATGAAGATCAGTTTTTAATGGAACCTGCTTTGGAGGGTACCGTGGAGCAACATAACGATGAACCACCCAACCAATTTGATACAGCTATTGACTCTGATCATGGTTGCCATCAACATGCTCATGGTTCTGCTGCTTCTGTTACAGCTATTGATTCTGATCACGATCACCATCAACCTGTGCATGGTTTCAATGCTGATGATGCCTTTGTCAACTCAATTTGTCAAACTGAAGAACCAAAGTTTATTAATAAAGTTGACTTAGAAACTGTGGACAAGGCATCATCCTCTGCTAGCTTGTTAGATCTTGGTAATTTAGAAAGACATGAGTTTGATCTAATGCAAAAAGATTTGACCTTGGAAGCAGATAGTTCCAAAGATAAAGATAATGAAGAGATTTTGGAGCCTAAGGAGTCCGTGGGCGAACCATTGTCATCTTCAACATCTATGGATTCTGGATCGTCTAATATCGTTATGGTGGAAGTTTCTGATGTTGGAATTGGGAGTGGAAGCTTATCAAAGCTGTCTGGACTAGGACGTGCGGCTCGTCGACAGATGGCAGCTGTTTTGGATGAGTTCTGGGGACAGCTTTTTGATTTCCACGGGAAGCCAACGCAAGAAGCTAGTGGACAAAAGTATGATATTTTATTGGGGTTAGGCTTGAAGACTGTTAGTTCCGCAAAAGTGGATGTGGGAACAGAGGCCACCAATTTCTGTACAGATGCTGACAGGAGAACAATTGTTCCACTGAACTCGATAGATTATGGCTCTTCCAAGCTGAAGAATTTTAGTGGAGAGTTGTCTTATGGGTTTCAGGTAGGGTCCCCATCTCGGTCTCGAAACATGCAAGTATTCAATACACCTGCACAAAGCTTATCTAGCAGCCTGCTTGATTCAAATGAAAGACATTATTCTAGCTTATTCCTGCCACAGTATTCTGACAATCATGATTATCAGCCAGCAACAGTACATGGATACCAGATAGCATCTTATCTTAGAGGAATTGGTGCAGGGAGCATTCCTTCTCCATCAAATGTGTCGTTGGAATCTCCTACAATTTCTAAATCATCTGCAAGATTTCCCCCAGGTTTTGGGGATACTGTTCTGTATGGTGATAAGCAAAATGGACTAGGTTCACTTGCAACATCTAGTATGCAGAGTCCAACATCACCTCGAGTTAGCAGAGTGCAGGTAGAAGGACCATGCTTCAACCCTTCTTTAATTGCACCTAGGGAAAATACTGGCTCTTCTGCTTATacaaagaaatatcatagttcacCAGACATTTCTGCGCTTATTGCTGCTAGCCGGAATTCCTTATTGAACGAGGCAAAGTTGGGTGGTCCTGTTGGTCCTAGGTCATCTTTGGGTAGGATGACATCTGAACAACAGCATTATTTAAACCCTATCTCCAATAGTGGAGTTCCATTAGGTTTTGATGAATTCTATCCACCCAAACTCCGGAGGGATGTTTTTGCACTCCAGTCGAATCTGAACCCAGACACCAGATCCCTTTGGTCTAGACAACCATTTGAACAACTATTTGGTGTTCAAAGCAGAGAACAAATTAGAGGGGATCAAGTGGTTACTAACAAACAGAGCAGTGATTCCCGAGATATTTTCTCTTATGCAGAGTCGGAGCACAAGTTATTACAatcccttcggttttgtattatgAGGCTCCTGAAACTGGAGGGGTCAGATTGGCTGTTTAGACACAATGGTGGATGTGATGAGGAACTAATTTATCAAGTTGCAACAACTGAGACGAATCTTCACAAGGCAGATGCCGATGGAATGACTCAGTTGCACACTGGAAAGCTTCAGCACATGTTGTCTGTTCAAAAGCTAAGTTCAGTTCAGAGGAATGGGGAAGCAGATGCCCCTTACACTCTGTCCTTGCCGAATTGTGGGGATGGCTGTATATGGCGAGCATCCCTGGTTGTAAGTTTTGGAGTGTGGTGTGTTCATCGAATCTTAGAGCTCTCCCTTGTGGAAAGTCGGCCAGAGCTATGGGGCAAGTACACATATGTCCTTAACCGCCTTCAG GGAATTCTTGATATTGCATTCTCCAAACCCCGGGATCCCCTCAGTACCTGCTCGTGCCTCAAATTACTACCAGAAGCTAAGGGTTCCAACCACTCGCTGCCAAGTCAACAGCCGAAACCCATGAAGGAGGCCTTCACAACCTCAAGTATGATACTTGAGATCATTAAAGATGTCGAAATTGCAGTTTCTGGCCGTAAGGGCCGGTCAGGCACTGCAGCAGGAGATGTTGCATTCCCAAAGGGGAAGGAGAATTTGGCATCTGTATTGAAGCGTTATAAGCGTTGGCTCACGAACAAGTCTACCAGAACACACTAA